One window from the genome of Solirubrobacterales bacterium encodes:
- a CDS encoding twin-arginine translocase TatA/TatE family subunit, producing MPNIGPMELIVVLAIALIFFGPKRLPEMGASIGKGIREFKSSIGGDNDEKEREADDIALPEPVTVVATEVETVEEPTRVKIPA from the coding sequence ATGCCGAACATCGGACCCATGGAACTGATCGTCGTCCTGGCGATCGCACTGATCTTTTTTGGACCCAAGCGACTCCCCGAGATGGGCGCGTCGATCGGCAAGGGCATCCGCGAATTCAAGAGCTCGATCGGCGGAGACAACGACGAGAAGGAAAGGGAAGCCGACGACATCGCACTTCCCGAGCCTGTGACCGTCGTGGCGACGGAAGTCGAAACGGTCGAAGAGCCGACTCGAGTGAAGATTCCGGCGTAG
- a CDS encoding ferritin-like domain-containing protein, protein MSAVTTPDLSPVYRAIDSEFEDESAHTRRKFVAGAAAMIGSAGLLSIPTEAFAKNDAKTILNIAATAEVLATIVNTVGAETVPLDDVTKLNVQNAAFQELDHYKVLRSIGAKPATKKIWVPDAVFASKDGLLNTLVAGDSIFVTAYLIGVTAFARAKKSTEARYAAEIMGVESVHRALALQSLGKPGNDLAFAEYSFTKIETAVKKLQGAGFGFGEMSKAPGKFYDFNEVSKRTPNTGQVKSLKPR, encoded by the coding sequence ATGTCCGCAGTAACAACCCCAGATCTAAGTCCGGTCTACCGGGCAATTGACTCGGAATTCGAAGACGAATCGGCGCACACGCGCCGTAAGTTTGTGGCCGGCGCCGCGGCGATGATCGGCAGCGCAGGACTGCTCTCGATCCCCACCGAGGCGTTCGCCAAGAACGACGCGAAGACGATTCTGAACATCGCTGCCACGGCTGAAGTTCTGGCAACGATCGTCAACACGGTCGGTGCAGAAACAGTCCCGCTTGACGACGTGACCAAGCTGAACGTGCAGAACGCCGCGTTCCAGGAACTAGACCACTACAAGGTCCTCCGCTCGATCGGCGCAAAGCCGGCGACGAAGAAGATCTGGGTCCCTGACGCAGTGTTCGCCAGCAAGGACGGTCTTCTGAACACACTGGTTGCCGGAGACAGCATCTTTGTCACGGCGTACCTGATCGGCGTCACGGCATTCGCCCGCGCCAAGAAGTCAACTGAGGCTCGCTACGCAGCCGAGATCATGGGCGTCGAGTCCGTACATCGCGCGCTTGCACTCCAGTCGCTCGGCAAGCCGGGCAACGACCTTGCGTTCGCCGAGTACTCATTCACGAAGATCGAGACCGCAGTGAAGAAGCTGCAGGGCGCGGGCTTCGGCTTTGGCGAGATGAGCAAGGCCCCCGGCAAGTTCTACGACTTCAACGAAGTCAGCAAGCGCACGCCGAACACCGGACAGGTCAAGTCACTCAAGCCTCGCTGA